The Synechococcales cyanobacterium T60_A2020_003 nucleotide sequence GTCCCTTATCGTCAAGCTTCATCAACCCAAAGCCTGTGGCCTGCTTCTCATCCACCGGAACCACCGACAGAGTGATGTCTGCCCCAGTTTCACGATGGTGCTTAACAAACAGGGAGTAGTCCATCCGGTAGAGGTGGTCACCGGATAGGATCAAAAACTCATCCACATCCCACTGTTCTATCAACCATAGGTACTTACGCACCGCATCAGCTGTGCCCTGAAACCAGCTAGGACTATCTGGTGTTTGTTGTGCCGCCAAGATTTCAACAAAGCCTT carries:
- the glgC gene encoding glucose-1-phosphate adenylyltransferase (catalyzes the formation of ADP-glucose and diphosphate from ATP and alpha-D-glucose 1-phosphate) yields the protein MKRVLALILGGGAGTRLYPLTKLRAKPAVPLAGKYRLIDVPVSNCINSDIYKIYVLTQFNSASLNRHISRTYNFSGLHEGFVEILAAQQTPDSPSWFQGTADAVRKYLWLIEQWDVDEFLILSGDHLYRMDYSLFVKHHRETGADITLSVVPVDEKQATGFGLMKLDDKG